Below is a genomic region from Oncorhynchus masou masou isolate Uvic2021 unplaced genomic scaffold, UVic_Omas_1.1 unplaced_scaffold_6104, whole genome shotgun sequence.
ggagaggaaggggacagaggtatgggatggagaggaaggggacagaggtatgggatggagaggaaggggacagaggtatgggaaggagggaaggggacagaggtatgggaaggagaggaaggggacagaggtatgggatggagaggaaggggacagaggtatgggatggagaggaaggggacagaggtatgggatggagaggaaggggacagaggtatgggaaggagaggaaggggacagaggtatgggatggagaggaaggggacagaggtatgggatggagagggaaggggacagaggtatgggaaggagaggaagggggacagaggtatagggataggagagggagaggggacagaggtatgggatggagaggaaggggacagaggtatgggatggagaggaaggggacagaggtatgggatggagaggaaggggacagaggtatgggatggagaggaaggggacagaggtatgggatggagaggaaggggacagaggtatgggatggagaggaaggggacagaggtatgggatggagaggaaggggacagaggtatgggaaggagaggaaggggacagaggtatgggatggagaggaaggggacagaggtatgggatggagaggaaggggacagaggtatgggaaggagaggaaggggacagaggtatgggaaggagaggaaggggacagaggtatgggatggagaggaaggggacagaggtatgggatggagaggaaggggacagaggtatgggatggagaggaaggggacagaggtatgggatggagaggaaggggacagaggtatgggatggagaggaaggggacagaggtatgggatggagaggaaggggacagaggtatgggaaggagaggaaggggacagaggtatgggatggagaggaaggggacagaggtatgggaaggggacagaggtatgggaaggagaggaaggggacagaggtatgggaaggagaggaaggggacagaggtagggaagggagagaggggacagaggtatgggaaaggggacagaggtatgggatggagagggaaggggacagaggtatgggatggagagggaaggggacagaggtatgggatggagaggaaggggacagaggtatgggatggagaggaaggggacagaggtatgggaaggagaggaaggggacagaggtatgggatggagaggaaggggacagaggtatgggatggagaggaaggggacagaggtatgggatggagaggaaggggacagaggtatgggatggagaggaaggggacagaggtatgggatggagaggaaggggacagaggtatgggatggagaggaaggggacagaggtatgggatggagaggaaggggacagaggtatgggatggagaggaaggggacagaggtatgggaaggagaggaaggggacagaggtatgggaaggagaggaaggggacagaggtatgggatggagaggaaggggacagaggtatgggatggagaggaaggggacagaggtatgggaggagggggacagaggtatgggatggagaggaaggggacagaggtatgggatggagaggaaggggacagaggtatgggaaggagaggaagggggacagaggtatgggaaggagaggaaggggacagaggtatgggatggagaggaaggggacagcggtatgggatggagaggaaggggacagaggtatgggatggagaggaaggggacagaggtatgggatggagaggaaggggacagaggtatgggaaggagaggaaggggacagaggtatgggatggagaggaaggggacagaggtatgggatggagaggaaggggacagaggtatgggatggaaGTGATGCTGCTGTTGAAGCTCtgttctgtttgtctctctcactctcctctcactctcactcactcactcagagcGTCCGTTGCATCACCTGGAGCGTGTGTTACCCATCCTACACTCTCTGGGTACCGACTCCCACCTGCTGGTCAAAAAGAACCTGGCCATGGAGGCCATACTGGTCTAcctgggtacacacacaccaacacacacgctaacgcacacacatacatgtggTTACcgggttaaaacagaaacaactcagATGAACAGTTTTTATCATTAGTTCTGTGTGGTTAAGGTTGGGCTTATGGCTTGCTAGAGCATTGCTGTAGGTGCAGTGTTCTGAGCAGCACCAGTTCACTCCCATTTCTGGGTGGatgttgtattttattttattgtgagCACATATCCACGTTCTCAGGACCTTTTCAAATGTCTGGAATCTAAGTTTGTTTCTAGTGATCAGGCTGTTAACACACAATTGAATTGACTTCTCAGCTCTACTATTACCCCTATAGTGTTTCTGATTTGGTACGATCCGTCCCCCATAGCCAGTAAAGTGGATGTGTCCAAGCACGGGATGGTGAAGTTCCGGGAGGAGAGGAGCATTCTGGGATTGGGACTGAACACCGGCAGCTTCCACGACCGCTACTTCATCCTAAACACTGTCTCCCTCAGGATGTACAAGGAAGTgcgggtaagacacacacacacacacacacacacacacacacacacacacacacacacacacacacacacacacacacacagacacagacagagctaATCTGTCTGTTTTGTTTCCCTGTAGAGTAATCGTCCAGAGAGGGAATGGCAGGTGAAGAACCTGAGGGTCTATCTAGGCATCAAGAAGAAACTACGACCACCCACCTggtcagaacacctctctgtcctctcctcctgcctgatcagaacacctctctgtcctctcctcctgcctggtcagaacacctctctgtcctctcctcctgcctggtcagaacacctctctgtcctctcctcctgcctggtcagaacacctctctgtcctctcctcctgcctggtcagaacacctctctgtcctctcctcctgcctggtcagaacacctctctgtcctctcctcctgcctggtcagaacacctctctgtcctctcctcctgcctggtcagaacacctctctgtcctctcctcctgcctggtcagaacacctctctgtcctctcctcctgcctggtcagaacacctctctgtcctctcctcctgcctggtcagaacacctctctgtcctctcctcctgcctggtcagaacacctctctgtcctctcctcctgcctggtcagaacacctctctgtcctctcctcctgcctggtcagaacacctctctgtcctctcctcccgcctggtcagaacacctctctgtcctctcctcccgcctggtcagaacacctctctgtcctctcctcctgcctggtcagaacacctctctgtcctctcctcctgcctggtcagaacacctctatctctctctgtagttgGAGTCTGACTGTAATgtttcttatctctctctctctatgtagttggGGTCTGACTGTAATGTTTcttatctctctctatgtagttggGGTCTGACTGTAatgttttctatctctctctctctatgtagttggGGTCTGACTGTAatgttttctatctctctctctctatgtagttggGGTCTGACTGTAAtgtttcctatctctctctctctatgtagttggGGTCTGACTGTAatgttttctatctctctctctctatgtagttggGGTCTGACTGTAatgttttctatctctctctctctatgtagttggGGTCTGACTGTAatgttttctatctctctctctctatgtagttggGGTCTGACTGTAAtgtttcctatctctctctctatgtagttggGGTCTGACTGTAATGtttcctatctttctctctctatgtagttggGGTCTGACCGTGATCTATAAAAGTGAAAAACAGGAGAAACCAGAGAAGCAGCAATGGTGAGTCCCTGAATGTGTGTCCTCTGTCTGTGTATGCTATGCAGTATGTCCAGTATATCTGGAGGCCTACTGAGCTACACACACCAGGTGACTAGGGGTCTGCAATGGGAGATCTTTCACAGACGAGAAGAACTCAAAATCCACTTTTTATTCTGGCTTTGACTCATCCTGTAAAAACACACCTTACATCCTGACCATGTCCCATGTCTATCTTGTGCTTCCTACTCATATTAGCTTGGCAGACTTGACCTCACTTGTCACTCTCGTGACCACTTTCTTCAGTCTAGCAATTTCTGGGCTTTGTCAAACCTCCACCCGTTATTTTGGATATCAGAAACTTTGCTGATTCAATAAACCATTAACTTTCAGGAAATAACACATGTTACATTATAATCCTGCATATCCTTTTCAATCCCATACCTCCGTTCCATCCCATTTCTCTCGCTATTTTGTTGTGACGCATCCGATTCCTAGCTGTCATCCCCAGAAGAAAACTCCACCCTCTCTGCAACCTGTTTGTCCTCAACTGATTTATCAATTTCTACTTTCTGTTTGTCCTCAACTGATTTATCAATCTCTACCTTCCTGTTAGAATTAGAACCTTCATTCCCCCCTTAaattcttcctcttcctcctcgctACTTTGCTTAATTTTCCATTACACTCCCTCTCCTATTGAAATCCCATTTCATTCTCCAGCACGCCCTCGGCGACCTCAATCGCAGTCTCACCTAACCCCCCCTTCCTTGCTCTACCACAACTGCCCCCATAGCCATATTGCTCTCCTTTCCTATTTTCCCCACCACATCTGCCCACCTTCTCCTGAACCCTAAGCGtgttcatcccttctcctgaaccCGTAGCCTGTTCATCCCTTCGCCTGAACCCGtagcctgttcatcccttctcctgaacccgtagcctgttcatcccttctcctgaacccgtagcctgttcatcccttctcctgaacccgtagcctgttcatcccttctcctgaacccgtagcctgttcatcccttctcctgaacccgtagcctgttcatcccttctcctgaacccgtagcctgttcatcccttctcctgaacccgtagcctgttcatcccttctcctgaacccgtagcctgttcatcccttctcctgaacccgtagcctgttcatcccttctcctgaacccgtagcctgttcatcccttcctcctgaacccgtagcctgttcatcccttctcctgaacccgtagcctgttcatcccttctcctgaacccgtagcctgttcatcccttctcctgaacccgtagcctgttcatcccttctcAGTGGTGCTTTAGCTGCTATCCAGGCTCTGTTCTCTGGACATTTACTCACCAAATGCCCCCCTTCCACACCCAAAGCATTTCATTGATTCAGTGGAAGTGTAGAACACTCCATCCCTAGCAGCCAACGTGATGTACAGAGCTGTCTGTGTCGTAACTTCATGGCTGTGTCAATGTTGTGTAGTTTATCTGATAGAGAAAGTGGACTTGTTGAGGGTGTGACTCAGTGTGGGTCTGGTGACATCATCGCTGAGGTGTGAAACGCTCTCGACTCTAATCACTGACTGGACTTTCACCAGGCAGTGTGAGATAGGGAGGTTGGGGGATGGGATTGTGCACTAGGCCTATTTACCtaagtctctgtctcactctctccctcttctctaataaataagcatcaatatgggttgtatttagatggtgcttgttcttcactggttgcccttttcttgtggaaacaggtcacaaatattgctgctgtgatggcacactgtggaatttcacccagtagatttgggagttaatcaaaattgggtttgttttttaaaatctttgtagatctgtgtaatctgagggaaatacgtgtctctaatatggtcatacattgggcaggaggttaggaagtgcagctccagtttccacctcattttgtgggcagtgagcacatagcctgtcttctcttgagagccatgtctgcctacggcggcattTCTAAATAGCAAGGCTAttctcactgagtctgtatatagtcaaagcttttcttaagtttgggtcagtcacagtggtcaggtattctgtctctgtgtactctctgtttagggccaaatagcattctagtttcctCTGTTTTCTTGTTAATTATTTCCAAAGcatcaagtaattatctttctgttttctcatgaTGTGGTTGGgtctgtgttgctgtcctggggctctgtggggtctgtttgtgtttgtgaacggAGACTCGGGACTCTGGGACTCTTCTTGAGGTtaatctctctactctctctccctcctctctgcttctcctctctccctcctctctccctccttcctctctatctccctcctctctctttctcctctcccctctctctttccatcctccCTGTAGGTATCTGTGTTGTGACACTCAGACAGAGATGAGGGAGTGGTTCTCCACCTTCCTCAATGTCCAGGTGAGAGGACACATACtactgtctgtcacactggttaTTATGATTTCCTGTTCTgattcaccccctctctctctctctctctctctctctctctctctctctctctctctctctctctctctctctctctctctctctctctctctctctctctctctctctcctctctcccccctttttaTCGccaccctctctatccccctctctctctctattcccctctctatccctctctttctctctatcactctctatatcctcctctctatcactctctctctctatccctctctctctctcaattctctatccccctctctttatccccctctctctctcaattctctatccttctctccttatctatcctttctctctatccccctactttctcattctccccctctctctcccgcctctctctatccctctccctctccctctctatccctcttctttccccctctctcccccctctcaccctctctctcccgcctctctatccctcttctttctccctctctccccctctctcaccctctctcccccgcctctctctatccctcttctttctccctctctcccccctctcagtaTGATGGTAACGTGTGGCCAGTGGATGCAGCACAAACACGTGTGACCCGTGCGTTGCCGGTGGATACGC
It encodes:
- the LOC135536394 gene encoding arf-GAP with Rho-GAP domain, ANK repeat and PH domain-containing protein 1-like isoform X1, whose protein sequence is MEAILVYLASKVDVSKHGMVKFREERSILGLGLNTGSFHDRYFILNTVSLRMYKEVRSNRPEREWQVKNLRVYLGIKKKLRPPTCWGLTVIYKSEKQEKPEKQQWYLCCDTQTEMREWFSTFLNVQYDGNVWPVDAAQTRVTRALPVDTRHGNVALIPLRGSENEMRNSVAAFTADPLGLFRDV
- the LOC135536394 gene encoding arf-GAP with Rho-GAP domain, ANK repeat and PH domain-containing protein 1-like isoform X2; its protein translation is MEAILVYLASKVDVSKHGMVKFREERSILGLGLNTGSFHDRYFILNTVSLRMYKEVRSNRPEREWQVKNLRVYLGIKKKLRPPTCWGLTVIYKSEKQEKPEKQQWYLCCDTQTEMREWFSTFLNVQYDGNVWPVDAAQTRVTRALPVDTRHAL